One part of the Arabidopsis thaliana chromosome 4, partial sequence genome encodes these proteins:
- a CDS encoding Plant regulator RWP-RK family protein (Plant regulator RWP-RK family protein; CONTAINS InterPro DOMAIN/s: Octicosapeptide/Phox/Bem1p (InterPro:IPR000270), Plant regulator RWP-RK (InterPro:IPR003035), GAF (InterPro:IPR003018); BEST Arabidopsis thaliana protein match is: Plant regulator RWP-RK family protein (TAIR:AT1G76350.1); Has 720 Blast hits to 573 proteins in 47 species: Archae - 0; Bacteria - 4; Metazoa - 0; Fungi - 7; Plants - 646; Viruses - 0; Other Eukaryotes - 63 (source: NCBI BLink).) produces the protein MVGPFKKILHAHNQRFPPSSSSSLDPVVDDSSRKQTRIILSYLLHLSLSLHITYSLCLLHFFFGSSNPFSPMEESNNSAVVDFPDNFMDQLLWEECWEEEATQHDQALSSPSGLKERVACAMGHLQEVMGERELLIQLWVPVETRSGRVLSTEEQPYSINTFSQSQSLALYRDASAGYSFAAEVGSEQLVGLPGRVFLRRMPEWTPDVRFFRKEEYPRIGYARRYQVRATLALPLFQGTSGNCVAVMEMVTTHRNLEYASQLSTICHALEAFDLRTSQTSIVPASLKVTSSSSSSSRTEVASILQGICSSHGLPLAVTWGHQDSSSCLSALISASYAADHGSRCFLAACSEHHLLGGEGIAGRAFATKKQCFATDVAIFSKWSYPLSHYAKMFDLHAALAVPILTRGNRTVQFVLELFFPRDCLDIQTHSLTLASQLKLRFQSSPHLMVDDNQIAEEVRDAATPPLTQEDPKGKQVSFSFSSASSLENRKRKTKAEKDITLDTLRQHFAGSLKDAAKNIGVCPTTLKRICRQNGISRWPSRKIKKVGHSLRKLQVVMDSVEGVQGSLHLASFYSSFPQLQSSSSSSFPFINPTQTVHVPPKSPPSSSGSQSSSGSSTCCSSEEQQLGGFQKPALSHPQLLTLSSMHEDQRPVRVTSSLPPLPSATTPRKAKDGMKVKAMFGDSMLRMSLLPHSRLTDLRREIAKRFGMDDVLRSNFSLKYLDDDQEWVLLTCDADLEECIQVYKSSSLKETIRILVHHPLSRPSFGS, from the exons ATGGTGGGACCTTTTAAAAAGATTCTGCACGCTCACAACCAAAGATTccctccatcttcttcttcttctctggatccagttgttgatgattcttcaagaaaacaaacaaggatcatcctctcttacttgcttcatctctctctctctctacacaTTACATATTCTCTCtgtcttttacattttttt TTTGGTTCATCAAATCCCTTTTCTCCCATGGAAGAAAGCAACAACTCGGCCGTTGTGGATTTTCCTGACAACTTTATGGACCAGCTCTTGTGGGAGGAGTGCTGGGAAGAAGAGGCAACGCAGCATGACCAGGCATTATCATCACCATCAGGGCTGAAGGAGAGGGTGGCTTGCGCCATGGGGCACCTGCAAGAGGTGATGGGAGAGAGGGAGTTGCTGATCCAGCTGTGGGTGCCTGTTGAGACAAGGAGCGGCCGAGTGCTGAGCACGGAGGAGCAGCCTTACTCTATCAACACCTTCTCCCAGAGCCAGAGCCTGGCCCTCTACCGAGACGCCTCAGCTGGCTACAGCTTCGCAGCAGAAGTTGGGTCGGAGCAGCTGGTGGGGCTGCCTGGGCGTGTGTTCCTGAGGAGAATGCCTGAGTGGACCCCAGACGTTCGGTTTTTCAGGAAGGAGGAGTACCCTCGCATTGGATACGCCCGCAGGTACCAGGTTCGAGCCACCCTCGCCCTCCCACTCTTCCAAGGAACGTCCGGGAACTGCGTGGCCGTGATGGAGATGGTCACCACTCACCGCAACTTGGAGTATGCCTCCCAACTCAGCACCATCTGCCATGCCCTTGAG GCCTTTGATCTCAGGACTTCACAAACCTCCATCGTTCCAGCCTCTCTCAAGgtcacctcttcttcttcttcttcttcaagaacagAGGTGGCCTCTATTCTCCAAGGCATCTGCAGTTCACACGGACTCCCTCTAGCCGTCACGTGGGGTCACCAAGACTCCTCATCCTGCCTTTCGGCTCTAATATCGGCCTCTTACGCCGCTGACCACGGCAGCCGCTGCTTCCTGGCCGCCTGCTCAGAGCACCATCTACTCGGGGGCGAAGGAATCGCTGGAAGAGCTTTTGCTACCAAGAAACAGTGTTTCGCAACAGATGTTGCCATCTTCAGCAAGTGGAGCTACCCTCTCTCCCACTACGCCAAGATGTTCGACCTCCACGCTGCTCTTGCCGTCCCTATCCTGACAAGAGGCAACCGCACCGTCCAATTTGTTCTCGAGCTCTTCTTCCCGAGAGACTGTCTTGACATCCAAACTCATAGTCTGACCCTCGCCTCCCAACTCAAGCTACGCTTCCAGAGCTCACCACATCTGATGGTAGACGACAACCAAATTGCAGAGGAAGTGAGAGACGCAGCCACACCACCCCTGACACAAGAGGATCCCAAGGGCAAACAAGTGtcgttttccttttcttctgcTTCCTCTCTCGAGAACCGAAAACGCAAGACAAAGGCTGAAAAGGATATCACTTTGGACACTCTCCGACAACACTTTGCTGGCAGCCTAAAGGACGCCGCTAAAAACATTGGTG TATGTCCGACGACCTTGAAGAGGATATGCAGACAAAACGGAATCTCAAGGTGGCCATCGAGGAAGATCAAGAAAGTTGGACATTCTCTTCGAAAACTGCAGGTGGTGATGGACTCTGTTGAAGGAGTTCAAGGCTCTCTCCATCTCGCCTCCTTCTACTCAAGTTTCCCTCAActacaatcttcttcttcttcttcttttcctttcattAACCCAACCCAAACTGTCCATGTGCCTCCAAAGTCACCACCTTCGTCATCTGGCAGCCAGAGCTCGTCAGGTTCAAGCACTTGTTGCTCCTCCGAAGAGCAACAACTTGGTGGCTTCCAAAAACCAGCTCTCAGTCATCCACAACTGCTTACTCTAAGCAGCATGCACGAGGACCAAAGGCCTGTTCGTGTGACCTCATCCCTACCCCCACTGCCATCCGCAACTACTCCAAGGAAAGCAAAGGACGGGATGAAAGTGAAGGCTATGTTTGGAGATTCGATGCTGAGAATGAGCCTGCTTCCACACTCTCGTCTCACAGACCTCAGAAGAGAGATCGCAAAGCGGTTTGGGATGGATGATGTTTTGAGAAGTAACTTCAGTCTCAAGTATCTAGACGATGATCAAGAATGGGTTCTCTTGACGTGCGATGCTGATCTTGAGGAGTGCATACAAGTCTACAAGTCCTCCTCTCTTAAAGAAACTATCAGAATATTGGTTCACCATCCTCTTTCTCGTCCTTCCTTTGGTTCTTAA
- a CDS encoding Plant regulator RWP-RK family protein — protein sequence MEESNNSAVVDFPDNFMDQLLWEECWEEEATQHDQALSSPSGLKERVACAMGHLQEVMGERELLIQLWVPVETRSGRVLSTEEQPYSINTFSQSQSLALYRDASAGYSFAAEVGSEQLVGLPGRVFLRRMPEWTPDVRFFRKEEYPRIGYARRYQVRATLALPLFQGTSGNCVAVMEMVTTHRNLEYASQLSTICHALEAFDLRTSQTSIVPASLKVTSSSSSSSRTEVASILQGICSSHGLPLAVTWGHQDSSSCLSALISASYAADHGSRCFLAACSEHHLLGGEGIAGRAFATKKQCFATDVAIFSKWSYPLSHYAKMFDLHAALAVPILTRGNRTVQFVLELFFPRDCLDIQTHSLTLASQLKLRFQSSPHLMVDDNQIAEEVRDAATPPLTQEDPKGKQVSFSFSSASSLENRKRKTKAEKDITLDTLRQHFAGSLKDAAKNIGVCPTTLKRICRQNGISRWPSRKIKKVGHSLRKLQVVMDSVEGVQGSLHLASFYSSFPQLQSSSSSSFPFINPTQTVHVPPKSPPSSSGSQSSSGSSTCCSSEEQQLGGFQKPALSHPQLLTLSSMHEDQRPVRVTSSLPPLPSATTPRKAKDGMKVKAMFGDSMLRMSLLPHSRLTDLRREIAKRFGMDDVLRSNFSLKYLDDDQEWVLLTCDADLEECIQVYKSSSLKETIRILVHHPLSRPSFGS from the exons ATGGAAGAAAGCAACAACTCGGCCGTTGTGGATTTTCCTGACAACTTTATGGACCAGCTCTTGTGGGAGGAGTGCTGGGAAGAAGAGGCAACGCAGCATGACCAGGCATTATCATCACCATCAGGGCTGAAGGAGAGGGTGGCTTGCGCCATGGGGCACCTGCAAGAGGTGATGGGAGAGAGGGAGTTGCTGATCCAGCTGTGGGTGCCTGTTGAGACAAGGAGCGGCCGAGTGCTGAGCACGGAGGAGCAGCCTTACTCTATCAACACCTTCTCCCAGAGCCAGAGCCTGGCCCTCTACCGAGACGCCTCAGCTGGCTACAGCTTCGCAGCAGAAGTTGGGTCGGAGCAGCTGGTGGGGCTGCCTGGGCGTGTGTTCCTGAGGAGAATGCCTGAGTGGACCCCAGACGTTCGGTTTTTCAGGAAGGAGGAGTACCCTCGCATTGGATACGCCCGCAGGTACCAGGTTCGAGCCACCCTCGCCCTCCCACTCTTCCAAGGAACGTCCGGGAACTGCGTGGCCGTGATGGAGATGGTCACCACTCACCGCAACTTGGAGTATGCCTCCCAACTCAGCACCATCTGCCATGCCCTTGAG GCCTTTGATCTCAGGACTTCACAAACCTCCATCGTTCCAGCCTCTCTCAAGgtcacctcttcttcttcttcttcttcaagaacagAGGTGGCCTCTATTCTCCAAGGCATCTGCAGTTCACACGGACTCCCTCTAGCCGTCACGTGGGGTCACCAAGACTCCTCATCCTGCCTTTCGGCTCTAATATCGGCCTCTTACGCCGCTGACCACGGCAGCCGCTGCTTCCTGGCCGCCTGCTCAGAGCACCATCTACTCGGGGGCGAAGGAATCGCTGGAAGAGCTTTTGCTACCAAGAAACAGTGTTTCGCAACAGATGTTGCCATCTTCAGCAAGTGGAGCTACCCTCTCTCCCACTACGCCAAGATGTTCGACCTCCACGCTGCTCTTGCCGTCCCTATCCTGACAAGAGGCAACCGCACCGTCCAATTTGTTCTCGAGCTCTTCTTCCCGAGAGACTGTCTTGACATCCAAACTCATAGTCTGACCCTCGCCTCCCAACTCAAGCTACGCTTCCAGAGCTCACCACATCTGATGGTAGACGACAACCAAATTGCAGAGGAAGTGAGAGACGCAGCCACACCACCCCTGACACAAGAGGATCCCAAGGGCAAACAAGTGtcgttttccttttcttctgcTTCCTCTCTCGAGAACCGAAAACGCAAGACAAAGGCTGAAAAGGATATCACTTTGGACACTCTCCGACAACACTTTGCTGGCAGCCTAAAGGACGCCGCTAAAAACATTGGTG TATGTCCGACGACCTTGAAGAGGATATGCAGACAAAACGGAATCTCAAGGTGGCCATCGAGGAAGATCAAGAAAGTTGGACATTCTCTTCGAAAACTGCAGGTGGTGATGGACTCTGTTGAAGGAGTTCAAGGCTCTCTCCATCTCGCCTCCTTCTACTCAAGTTTCCCTCAActacaatcttcttcttcttcttcttttcctttcattAACCCAACCCAAACTGTCCATGTGCCTCCAAAGTCACCACCTTCGTCATCTGGCAGCCAGAGCTCGTCAGGTTCAAGCACTTGTTGCTCCTCCGAAGAGCAACAACTTGGTGGCTTCCAAAAACCAGCTCTCAGTCATCCACAACTGCTTACTCTAAGCAGCATGCACGAGGACCAAAGGCCTGTTCGTGTGACCTCATCCCTACCCCCACTGCCATCCGCAACTACTCCAAGGAAAGCAAAGGACGGGATGAAAGTGAAGGCTATGTTTGGAGATTCGATGCTGAGAATGAGCCTGCTTCCACACTCTCGTCTCACAGACCTCAGAAGAGAGATCGCAAAGCGGTTTGGGATGGATGATGTTTTGAGAAGTAACTTCAGTCTCAAGTATCTAGACGATGATCAAGAATGGGTTCTCTTGACGTGCGATGCTGATCTTGAGGAGTGCATACAAGTCTACAAGTCCTCCTCTCTTAAAGAAACTATCAGAATATTGGTTCACCATCCTCTTTCTCGTCCTTCCTTTGGTTCTTAA